The window GGCGGAGAGGGGGTCTGCGGCCGCCGGCACGTGGCCCAGCGTCGGGCAGTCGAGCAGCGGCGCCGGGTCGACCGCGCCGTCGCTCCGGACGACGACGGACCCGACCGCCGGTGCGTCCAGCGTCTCGGCCATCGCCGCGCTCTTCGCGGCGTCCTCTAGGCTCTCTCGCGAGGGCGTGGTCACGACGAGGGCCCGGTCCGCGACCCGCAGCGGGACCGCCGCGTCCGGCGACGCCCCCGCCGGCGCGTCCAGCAGGACCGGCCCGTCGAGCGAGCGGAGCCGCCGGGCCGCGTCGGTCAGGTCCGCGTCCGAGCCGTCTCCGGCCGGAACGACGCGGACGCCGTGCAGCTCTGACGCGCGATGGGTCGCCGCCCGCAACCCCCCGCTCGCGAGCCGTCCCAGCCCCGGCTCGGCCGGCGCGCCGGCGACCAGGTGGAGGTCCGGCATGTCCCGGTCCGCGTCGACGGCGACCGGCGCGGCGCCCTCCGCCGCCAGCGCCCGCGCCAGACAGGCCGTCGTCGTGGTCTTGCCACAGCCGCCCTTTCCGCCCACTACGGCGAGCATGGCGGGGCTGGCTCCCCTTCGTATTTGAAGGGTCGCCTCGTCAGGAGGTAGCGTTTCGCTGGGAGCCCCGTGGCTCGCGTGTCGCCTCGCTTCGCTCGGCTCCCGCTCGCTCGTGGAGGCCTCGCTGATGCTCGGTTCCCGCGGCTCGCGTGTCGCCTCGCTTCGCTCGGCTCCCGCTCGCTCGGATCGAGGCCGCTCGCTTCGCTCGCGCCCTCGCGGCTCGCGTGTCGTTCGCTCCGCTCACTCCCGCTCGCTTGGAGGCCTCGCTAGCGCTCGGCCTCCCCATCGAGACATTCAAGAACGTCCAAAGCGCGGTACTACCCGATGCGCCAGGACCACATCATCAGCGCGAAACAGCTCTCCCGAGCGGACATCGAGGAGGTGCTGGACCGCGCTGCGGACATCGCCGAGGACCCGGGCGCGTACGCGGACCGGTACGAGGGGACGCTTCTGGGCCTGCTCTTCTTCGAGCCGAGCACGCGGACGAAGATGAGCTTCTCGGCGGCGATGAAGCGGCTGGGCGGCGATATCGTCGACATGGGGACGGTCGAGTCCTCCAGCGTCAAGAAGGGCGAGTCGCTGGCCGACACCGTCCGCGTCGTCGAGGGATACGCCGACGCGCTCGTGTTGCGCCACCCCAGCGAGGGGTCGGCCAAGATGGCCGGCGAGTTCGTCGACGTCCCGCTGATCAACGCCGGCGACGGCGCCGGGCAGCACCCCACCCAGACGCTGCTGGACCTCTACACCATCCGCGAGAACGCGGGCTTCGACGACCTCTCGATCGGGATCATGGGCGACCTGAAGTACGGCCGGACCGTCCACTCGCTGGCCCACGCGCTGACCAACTTCGACGCGCGCCAGCACTTCGTCAGCCCCGAGAGCCTCCGGCTCCCCCGGAGCGTCCGCTACGACCTCCACGAGGCCGGCGCGGAGGTCCGCGAGCACACCGACCTCGACGAGGTGCTGTCCGAACTGGACGTCCTCTACGTCACCCGGATCCAGCAGGAGCGGTTCCCCGACGAGGACGAGTACCGCGAGGTCGCCGGGGAGTACCAGATCGACGAGAGCACCCTGGCGGCCGCGCGGGACGACCTCACCATCATGCATCCGCTGCCCCGCGTCGACGAGATCGCCCACGGCGTCGACGAGACGGAGCAGGCGACCTACTTCCAGCAGGCCCACAACGGCGTGCCGGTCAGGATGGCCATTCTGGACCTGCTGCTCGGAGGTGACCGATGAGCGACCACGAACTCCGCGTCAGCAAGATCCGCAACGGCACCGTCATCGACCACATCGCCGGCGGGCAGGCGCTGAACGTCCTCGCCATCGTCGGCATCGACGGCAGCGGCGGCGACGCCGTCTCCGTCGGCATGAACGTCCCCTCGGATCGGCTCGGCCAGAAGGACATCGTGAAGGTCGAGGGCCGGGAGCTGTCCCAGGACGAGGTCGACGTCCTCTCGCTGATCGCGCCGGCGGCGACGATCAACATCGTCCGCGACTTCGACGTCGTCGAGAAGCACCGCGTCGAGCGGCCCGACCAGGTGGTGGGCGTCCTCGAGTGTCCCAACCGCCACTGCATCACCACCGAGGACGAACCGGTCCAGTCGCGCTTCGAGGTCCTGGAAGACGGCGTCCGCTGCGAGTTCTGCGACACCATCGTCCGCGAGGACCTGGCCGAACTCATCGTGGACTGACCGCCTGTTCCCGTTTCTGCCTCGCGTCGCTCGCGCAGTCGTTCACCTGAGCAAACACTTTGAGGCGCGAGCCCGTCAGTAGCACCGTGACCGAGGACACCGAGGAGGTTTCGGTGGACGACGGCGCTCCCGGTTCGAGCGGCGACCAGCACCGAGACGGGCGAGTACGCGACGACGCGCGCGAGGAGCGGGAGGCCTCGGAACGTGCGAGCGGGGACGAAGGACCCGCGAGCCGCGAGGGCGCGAGCGAAGCGAGCGGCCTCGATCCGAGCGAGCGGGAGGCGAGCGAAGCGAGCCGACACGCGAGCCGCGAGGGCGCGGCGGAGTCCTTCCTGGCGGTCGAGCG of the Halomicrobium salinisoli genome contains:
- the pyrI gene encoding aspartate carbamoyltransferase regulatory subunit, yielding MSDHELRVSKIRNGTVIDHIAGGQALNVLAIVGIDGSGGDAVSVGMNVPSDRLGQKDIVKVEGRELSQDEVDVLSLIAPAATINIVRDFDVVEKHRVERPDQVVGVLECPNRHCITTEDEPVQSRFEVLEDGVRCEFCDTIVREDLAELIVD
- a CDS encoding MinD/ParA family ATP-binding protein; the encoded protein is MLAVVGGKGGCGKTTTTACLARALAAEGAAPVAVDADRDMPDLHLVAGAPAEPGLGRLASGGLRAATHRASELHGVRVVPAGDGSDADLTDAARRLRSLDGPVLLDAPAGASPDAAVPLRVADRALVVTTPSRESLEDAAKSAAMAETLDAPAVGSVVVRSDGAVDPAPLLDCPTLGHVPAAADPLSAAGVERAYDRVVTRFRRNI
- the pyrB gene encoding aspartate carbamoyltransferase — protein: MRQDHIISAKQLSRADIEEVLDRAADIAEDPGAYADRYEGTLLGLLFFEPSTRTKMSFSAAMKRLGGDIVDMGTVESSSVKKGESLADTVRVVEGYADALVLRHPSEGSAKMAGEFVDVPLINAGDGAGQHPTQTLLDLYTIRENAGFDDLSIGIMGDLKYGRTVHSLAHALTNFDARQHFVSPESLRLPRSVRYDLHEAGAEVREHTDLDEVLSELDVLYVTRIQQERFPDEDEYREVAGEYQIDESTLAAARDDLTIMHPLPRVDEIAHGVDETEQATYFQQAHNGVPVRMAILDLLLGGDR